The segment TTCCTGCTTTGCTGTCTTGTCCCACCTCTCGTGGGCTGCCTGTCGTGTCATGCCGGCCGCGCGCCCGATGTCTGCCCAGGATGCGCTGACTGCACGGGCGGCTACCACTGTTCGGGCGAGCTTCCGCTCCGCCGCAAGACAGGCCTCTCGAGCCTGTTCCACATCAATGAGTGCCCGTACCGGCGCGATATGCTCCTGCCACTCATCATCGGTCGAGGACTCTACGACCGGAGCGGCATCGGCATAGTCCGGGGTCGCCACAAAGGCTTTGAACTGGGGGATGTCTTCGTGCTGCTTGGCGAACACCCTGGTCCAGGTCCGTCCTCGCCAGCCGCATTCGCAGGCGCCCCCCACCCGGCGACATGGACATCCGGGACGATTTCGACGTCGTCCATGTAGGGATCAACAGGGTATTTTCCTGTGATGCCTCGAACAAATTGCCCGTGACCGCTGGAGCCGTGCGCTTCGCGGCCGTCGTCCAGCACCGGAGCCGCCCACCCCTCGTGGCCGCCGCCATCAAGATCCCAGTTCATCGACATCCAATCAGTTGTCAAGACTTCCTGACAATGAGGATCCCAAGCCGAGGGGGACTTGTCATGGAATCCTGACACTGCGGTGTTGGCGCTCCCTTGCCCGTCTTTCTGAACAGCTTGGACCTTGGCCGCCCACCTGGTTGACCATGGCCTGTCCAAGGTTCTGGATGCTCAACTGCTCAAGTTCGGTCCTCGGGCCAGATGATCGTCTCGCCCATCGCTTCGAGGAACGCAGCGAAATTCTCCACGCACAACTCACCCCGGACAACGGCACTGGCGATGCCGTCCCTCCTTGACCACATGAACCGGCTGTCGTCCTTGCCGGAGACTGTATGGACCGTCATGTCCAGACGAGCGAGTTCGGCGACCAGGTCGGGACCAGGTGAAGATGCCTGTGCAATAAGATTTACGACGCCATCCCACACCTGTTCGTAGCCCTCCCAGGACAGCGGCACCGGCAACACCCCATGAGAGCGGCCGCGCGGTTTGATGGCAGAAAGCATGAGCGCGAATGGGCCCGCTTCGCCGCCGGGCATCCGGTTCAGACAAAAGCGCTTGTCGGCAGCCTTCTCGGCGCGTTCTTCCACCGCATAGGGGTTGGTACTGCGAGCCGCGTAGATCCGGGTCGTGTCCAGCGCGCGGAGCTCGTCAACGGGGAAGACCGACTCGTATTTGTTGGGGAAGACAAGCCGATCAAAGTACTTTCGGGCGCCCCAATGGTGCTTGATCCTCTTGCGAATGTCGTCAGCCTTTCCGACGTAGAACTGCCGGTACTCGTCAAAGACCAGGATGTAGGCGCCCGCAACACCGTCCCAATCCTTCAGCGACTGCACCTGTTTGAAGGTACGTCCCTTGGCCAGGACGTCTTGCAGCGCAGTCTCAAACTCGTTCACGTCGAGGGACGCGAAGTACCTCATTGATAAGTCGAAGTTCACTAAGGCGTCGTCGCGCTGTACAAGCAGATACGCATCTGAGTGCTGGGTATGATCCTCGTCCCGGTAGGCCCAAGCTGTGTCGTCCCAAAAATCGTCACTGAACATCTCACGTCTCGGACGCTCCTTAGGCTTCCGATTCGGGTACGCGTACATCTCCCTTGTCATCTTGTGGCCGAATTTGGTGCCCCGAAGTTTTTCACCGAAGTGATCGACTCCTGGAGGCGGCTCTTCGATCGGAGCGATCATCAAATTGGGCCCGGTCGCCTCGGGGACGAATGAGTCGTGAGCGAGGAGATCAGAGACCTGGATGCGCCGGATCCTTCCCGTCGCCAGATTCCTCAGTGCCAGCTCAGCACCATCGCGGGCGGCGATTTGCCATGTGTCTCCGTCGAACTGGACATAAGCGAACAGGCGAACCGATTTCACGCCGCCGCCTCAGGTGCGGCATCTGAAAGGGCCGGCAGAGAGGATTCCTTAATCCACGTTTGTGGCAGGGGGAATGACGAGTCGAGCATCAGGAGGCCTTCCGCGACGGGTACCGGATCACCTTGACATCCCGGGTCGGGATCCTCAAGGGCGGCTCGCCGTCGACAGGCGAAACCCGAAATTTGTCTCGACCGACGCGTGAACATATGCGATGCTGCCTGCATGCCAATCTCCTGGTCCGACGCAGTAATGGATGCCGACAATGAAGTCGACTTGCAGCGGTATCGTCGGGCAGTAGCGCAGGCATGTGATCTCGAGCCGCTCATCGAGTCGTTTGCCAACGAAATCCGACGGGCCGGTAAATGGCCCACGACCACAGATGAGTATTCCAAGATAACGAGCGATGTCACTCTCAGCACCAGACACTCGGGCGTGCGTCAGGTCTGGATTTCTCCGGACGCGAAGATGTGGGGAATCGGCCTCGGCGACGAAGGGTATAAGTCAGGCATCCAGCTCTACCTCGTCCGTAAGCGGTTCCACCAAGATCCCGACTTTGGGTATGAGGACGTGACCGTGACGATCGCATCAGAAGATTTCGGGCCAAGGATGGACGCGATGGAACATACGAAAGACTGGGTTCCACGCGAGCTCGTCGGTTATCTCAGGGCCAACGACATTGCCATCCCGAACTGACTCTTCGGAGTTTTCACGCGGCCAATGCGGCCGCAGAGCGTCGCCGTGAATATGGTGCCTGGCAGGTCGATTCAGGAAGGGATCTGGATTCCAGATGCGCGCAAGTAGGCGACAAGTTCCCGTGGTACCCAATCTTTGGTCCGGTCCACGGCATCCATCAGTTCGTTGAAAAACGGCGATAATGGGGGTTATGGGGGTTATGACAACTTGCTAGCTAGAACGTTGGCGCAGTGGTCTGTTGCTTTGGCCCATAGGGCTCCGTGCCGTTCGCGGGGGATAGGATCAGGCCGTGACTTACCCGCCCGTTGAACAGGAGTACCGAGTCCTCCTTTCGCGCCTTCTGCGGCTTTACCCGACTGGCGGCGCGTCGGCCTCCCGCGTCCGCCTCCGAGACCCGCACTTTGAGGTCGGACATGTGGCGCACGGCTGGTACATGCGCTGTCATCGCGGCGTCCAGGCCGTCCTGGTGCTCGAAGATGCAGGCTTCCAGGTCGAAGCCGCTCCCATCCGCCGGTCGGTCCTGGAGCACGTTGTTGCTCTGAAATGGCTCGCAGCGCAGGGTAGCGTTGTCGCGGGCATCTTACGGCGCGGTGCCGCTAACGACGCGAAGAGGCGCAAGGAAGCCATGCGGGCTGCTAACTGGACCTCGGTCGACCTGGGCCTCTTTGATGCCGTAATCCAGGACGGCCACGGCATTGACTCCCAGTACGACAACTTGCTGGCCTTCAAACACCGGTGTGAGAGGTTCGGCACATCGCATGATTGGACGACCTACCTCGCCGAGACTGCCCAGTCTCACCCCTCCTGGGAATCCGCTCTGCCCTACCTGGACGTCACCACGGGCAAGCCCGTGGCCCGCAACGCCCCAAACCCGCTGGTCGACCAGGCGGGCTTCTGCGCGATCCACCTGCTCGAGGCACTGATCTGCATCAACCAAATCATCGACAGTGACAGCCTCGCCGCAGCGCTGGACGAGATCGAGCTCTTGGTGAAGGCGCTGGTCGTGCGCCAGCGACAAGAACGCGGGCTGCCGGTTCCGCCAGAGCTTCGCACGGATGAAAGTACGAAGAAGGCCAGCATCCCGGACTTGTGATCTTCTTTTTTGACCACATCTGTGGCATCGAGCTGCTCAAGAGGTCACTTTCACGCCTCCTAGCTGCGTTGGCCGAAGGCTCTGTCCATCGCCGCCGTCGTATCGCGAAGTCCTTCCGGCAGGAGGTGTGAGTAGCGATCTAGAGTTGTAGTGATCGATCGGTGCCCCAAGTGTTTTTGGAGCTTGTAGATGTCGAGCCCGGCATGCAGAAGCCAAGAGGCATTCGAGTGCCTTAGGTCGTGAATCCGTGGCCGCTTGGTAAGACCCTTTGATTGCGCCTTCATGATCGCCCGATCCCAGACACCCCACGCGCGACGGTGGTCAATGTGAGTTCCGGCCGTGTTGAGGAATACAGGTCCGCCGGACTTTGCTGCCGCGAGGATAAGCGGACGCACCTTCGCAAAACCCGACGCGGGGAGGCCAATTGTCCTCTTGGACTGCCGGGTTTTAGTCGGTCCGATGTAAGAGACGTTATCTTCGTCTTTTGTCCAAGCGCGCACAACGTTTACCACATGCTGGCCCGAGGCAGTAGTTTGGAAATCGCGGGCCTCCAATGCAGATGCCTCAGAAAACCTGAGACCAGTGTGTATCAAAAACGTGAAGAACGCTTTGTAAGGTTGGGAAAGTTCTGCCTCAACGATTGACCATTCGTCCGGTGTGAGGAATGTCGCCGTCTCCTCTGTGGCTTCACTCTTAGGCAGCGAGACGCCTTTGCAGGGATTGTCAGGCCGTTTCTTTTCCCGGACCATCGAATTGAAGGCTGCCGAAATGAGACCGTGCACGTTCGCAATTGTCTTAGACGTCAGTCCTTTTGACTGCATGCCCTTAATCCAGGCCACGATGTCCCTATACTCCACTTCCGTGGCGTCCATTTGGCCGAGCGTGGCTGCGATATGGCATTTAAGGTTCCCCTTATAGCGCCTGACCGTGTACCCGTTCGCACTCGTCAGCAGACCGATATGGTCCTCAATCATGCGTGTGACTGTGTACTTGCCCTTGAAGTAGTCAGTAGCGCTGTCCAAGGCAGCCCCCACGTTGCTGCCGTGGGCGAGGAGAACTGTGAGCAAGAACTTGGCGCTCTCCTCGCTGTCCATCCTTTGAGTCATCCGCGTCTTTGTGTCCGGGTCGATCCACCGGACATAGTGCGTGACGGTTCCGTCTTTACGTTTTCTATTCTCTATGCATGCCACAAAAAACCACTATGCGTCGATCCCCCTTGCGGGTGTCGCATTTCAGCACTCACGTGGTTGGAAACTGCCAACGCGTGGTTGGAGACACAAAAAAACCCCGGTTTCCCGGGGTTTTCTTTGTGCGCGGAGGGGGACTTGAACCCCCACCCCCTTTCGAGGACTAGCACCTCAAGCTAGCGCGTCTGCCATTCCGCCACCCGCGCAGGTGGTGTTCGGAGCCTTGGCTCTGCGCCTCTCGGCGCTTCTCTTTCCTCCGAAGCAGCGAGAAAAACTCTAACACGGTTTCTGGGAAATGAAAAAATCGGTACTGGAAGGGGTGCTACGGACGGGAATTAGTCCGCGACAATCTGCGTCAACCGGCGCGAAAACACCTGAAAACACGCGCACCCAAACCCCGTGGCGATGGGTAGGCTGAGGGAAGCGCGCGGGAGCGTCCGCACCATTCGCCTGCCCGCCGGAGTATGCGAATCCCAGCCAGCAAGGAGAGCTCCATGACTGATATCCGACCCGAGGACGAAGTTGTCCGGATCTGCCAGGAACTCATTCGGATTGACACTTCCAATTTCGGAGACGATTCCGGGCCGGGGGAACGCGCGGCGGCGGAATACACCGCGGGGCTGATCAGCGAAGCGGGTCTGGACGTCGAAATCTTCGAGTCCGCTCCGGGCCGGGCCAACGTCGTGACGCGCATGGCAGGGGAGGATCCCGCAGCCGACGCCCTGGTGGTGCACGGCCACCTCGACGTGGTTCCTGCCCTCAAGGACCAGTGGTCCGTGGATCCTTTCAGCGGTGAACTCAAAGATGGTCTCATCTGGGGACGGGGTGCCGTGGACATGAAGGACATGGACGCCATGATCCTCACTGTCATGCGCGATTTCGCCAGGACGGGACGCAAGCCCAAGCGGGACATCATCTTCGCCTTCTTCGCGGACGAGGAAGCCGGCGGCAATCACGGCGCGCGCTACGCCGTCGAACATCGCAGGGAACTTTTCGACGGCGCGACGGAAGCGATCTCGGAAGTGGGCGGCTTCTCGGCGATGATCGGAGGCCAGCGCACCTACTTGCTCCAAACCGCGGAGAAAGGCCTTTCGTGGTTGCGGCTCGTGGCCCACGGCCGGGCAGGGCACGGTTCGCAAATCAACACGGACAACGCCATCACCCGCCTGGCCGGAGCGGTGACCAGGATCGGGGAGTACCGCTGGCCGATTGAGCTGACTCCCACCACGCGACAGTTCCTCGACGGCGTCACCGAACTGACCGGCGTCGAGTTCGATCCGGACAACCCGGAGACCCTGTTGAAGGAACTCGGCACTGTGGCGCGTTTCGTCGGAGCCACCCTCCAGAACACGTCGAACCCCACACTCCTGAGCTCGGGATATAAGCACAATGTCATCCCCGAATCGGCCGAAGCCCTGGTGGATTGCCGGACGCTGCCGGGCCAGCAGGAGCTGGTTTTCGAAACAATCAAGCAGCTCGCCGGGGACGGTGTGGACGTCAGCTATGTCAACAAGGACGTCTCCTTGGAGGTGCCGTTTGCCGGCAACCTGGTGGACGCCATGATCGATGCCTTGCACTCGGAAGACCCCGGCGCCAAGGTGCTGCCGTATACCTTGTCCGGCGGCACCGACAACAAGTCGCTCAGCAAGATCGGCATCACCGGCTACGGATTTGCGCCCCTCATGCTGCCCGAGGAACTTGACTTCACGGGAATGTTCCACGGCGTTGACGAACGGGTCCCGGCCGAGTCGCTCAAGTTCGGATCCAGGGTGCTCAGCACCCTGCTGAGCAACTACTAGGGAGAATGCCTTGATCGCCGAGGAGATCCTGCCGGACGAGTTGCTCGACCGCATCAGGAGCCGTGCCGCGGACTACGACCGGAACAACTCGTTCTTCCACGAGGATCTGCAAGAGCTCGCTGCGGCGGGGTACCTGAAGGTCTTCGTCCCGGAGCCCGACGGCGGACTCGGGCTCGGGCTCGAAGCTGCGGCGGCGCTGCAGCGCCGACTGGCCACGGCTGGCCCGGCCACCGCGTTGGCCGTCAACATGCACCTTGTCTGGACCGGCGTCGCGCATGTCCTTGCGGCCCGCGGTGACCATTCCCTCGACTTCGTCCTCCAGGAAGCCGCCAAGGGCGAGATCTTTGCGTTCGGCATTTCCGAAGCGGGCAATGACTCGATGCTCTTTGACTCGGAGACGACTGCCGAACCGCGGGACGACGGCGCCTATAGCTTCACGGGACGGAAGATCTTTACGAGCATGTCGCCGGCTTGGACCCGTCTGGGAATCTTCGGCAAGGACCGCGATGCACGGGAGGGGAGCGGAGAGCTGGTCTTCGGCTTTATCGAACGCGATACTCCCGGTCACGAGACTCTCAGCGACTGGGACACCGTGGGCATGCGTGCCAGCCAATCGAACACCACGCTCCTCCACGGTGCCGTGGTCCCGCCGGAGCGGATCTTCCGGAAGCTGCCTGTGGGGCCCCATCAGGATCCGTTGATCTTCGCGATCTTCGCGTGCTTCGAAACCCTGCTTGCCGCCGTGTATACGGGGATCGGGGAGCGGGCATTCACCCTCGCGGTTGAGGCCGCCCTGCGCCGCACCTCGGCCAAGTATGGGGGCCGCAGCTTTGCGCAAGACCCGGACATCCGCTGGAAGATTGCCGATGCCGCCATGGCAATGGACGCCATCGAAACCCATTTGTCGTCAGTAGCGCGCGACGTGGATGCCCAGGCCGACCATGGCGCCCAGTGGTTTCCAAAGTTCGTCGGACTCAAGGTGCGGGCTACGGAGAATGCCCGGACCATGGTGGATTTGGCGATCAGGGTGTCCGGAGGCTCCAGCTATTTCCGCGGATCCGAGCTTGAACGGTTGTATCGGGACGTCCTGGCCGGAATCTTCCATCCCTCCAACGATGAATCAGCGCACACCACAGTGGCCAACGCGTGGCTTGGGCCGCTCGAAAGCTGACGTGCCCGACAAGCTGGAACAGGTAGCCCGAATGGCCGCTGCTCCTAGACGGTGCGCTGCACGTTGAGTACCTTGCGGCGCAGCCAGAAACGCCGGCCGCCGCCGATGTAGAGGATGCTTCGCTCCAGTTCCCACTTGCCGTACTCGGAGTGCTCCACGAGCCGACGCCGCGCGTCGGGCAAGGAATCGTCAGGGCTCACAGTCAGCACGAGATACTCGTACTGCCTTGCGTAGTCCCGTCGGCGTTCCTCTGAACTGCTCAGAAATTGTTCTCTCATCCCTCTCCATTTTCGTCTTTTTCGGGCTAACGTGAAGTCATGAGCATCGATCCGCGTGTCGCGCTTCAGTCGCTGACAGCCGCCTTGGAAGAGCACCTTATTGCCGCTTCCGCCCGCCGGGGCGAAGGAGATCCCACTGTGGAGGCAGCGTTTTTCGCCGTCGCAGATGCCTTTGAGGTGTATGAGGATTCACTATACGAGGCCTACTCGGAAGTCACACCCCTCCAGGTGTTTGACGACGATGAAGAAGATGACGACGAGGACAGCAGCGAACTGCTCGATGAAGACGAGCTCGAGATTTTGGACCAGTAGGGCCACCGTTTCAGGCATGGTCACATCGTCGAAACGTCCTCCAGTGCCCGGGAGATTTCGGTGGGAAGCGGCGCCAGCTGTGCATCGAGTAGTTCCTTGAGCTGAACGGCATTGCGTGCGCCTACTACAGCCGTTGACACGGCTGGTCGGGAGAGCAGCCAGCTCAGCGAAACATCCACGGCGGAGCGTCCCAATCCACGCCCGGCCATGGCCACTGCTTCCACGATCCGGGCGCCCCGCGCGTCGAGGTACTTGTCGACGTAGCCGCTCAGGCGGTGCTCCGCTGCCCGGGATTCGGAGGGGATCTGTCCACGGTATTTGCCACTGAGCACGCCGCGGCCGAGGGGACCCCAGGCCAT is part of the Arthrobacter methylotrophus genome and harbors:
- a CDS encoding GIY-YIG nuclease family protein gives rise to the protein MKSVRLFAYVQFDGDTWQIAARDGAELALRNLATGRIRRIQVSDLLAHDSFVPEATGPNLMIAPIEEPPPGVDHFGEKLRGTKFGHKMTREMYAYPNRKPKERPRREMFSDDFWDDTAWAYRDEDHTQHSDAYLLVQRDDALVNFDLSMRYFASLDVNEFETALQDVLAKGRTFKQVQSLKDWDGVAGAYILVFDEYRQFYVGKADDIRKRIKHHWGARKYFDRLVFPNKYESVFPVDELRALDTTRIYAARSTNPYAVEERAEKAADKRFCLNRMPGGEAGPFALMLSAIKPRGRSHGVLPVPLSWEGYEQVWDGVVNLIAQASSPGPDLVAELARLDMTVHTVSGKDDSRFMWSRRDGIASAVVRGELCVENFAAFLEAMGETIIWPEDRT
- a CDS encoding DUF5677 domain-containing protein, with amino-acid sequence MTYPPVEQEYRVLLSRLLRLYPTGGASASRVRLRDPHFEVGHVAHGWYMRCHRGVQAVLVLEDAGFQVEAAPIRRSVLEHVVALKWLAAQGSVVAGILRRGAANDAKRRKEAMRAANWTSVDLGLFDAVIQDGHGIDSQYDNLLAFKHRCERFGTSHDWTTYLAETAQSHPSWESALPYLDVTTGKPVARNAPNPLVDQAGFCAIHLLEALICINQIIDSDSLAAALDEIELLVKALVVRQRQERGLPVPPELRTDESTKKASIPDL
- a CDS encoding tyrosine-type recombinase/integrase — encoded protein: MDSEESAKFLLTVLLAHGSNVGAALDSATDYFKGKYTVTRMIEDHIGLLTSANGYTVRRYKGNLKCHIAATLGQMDATEVEYRDIVAWIKGMQSKGLTSKTIANVHGLISAAFNSMVREKKRPDNPCKGVSLPKSEATEETATFLTPDEWSIVEAELSQPYKAFFTFLIHTGLRFSEASALEARDFQTTASGQHVVNVVRAWTKDEDNVSYIGPTKTRQSKRTIGLPASGFAKVRPLILAAAKSGGPVFLNTAGTHIDHRRAWGVWDRAIMKAQSKGLTKRPRIHDLRHSNASWLLHAGLDIYKLQKHLGHRSITTTLDRYSHLLPEGLRDTTAAMDRAFGQRS
- a CDS encoding M20/M25/M40 family metallo-hydrolase — encoded protein: MTDIRPEDEVVRICQELIRIDTSNFGDDSGPGERAAAEYTAGLISEAGLDVEIFESAPGRANVVTRMAGEDPAADALVVHGHLDVVPALKDQWSVDPFSGELKDGLIWGRGAVDMKDMDAMILTVMRDFARTGRKPKRDIIFAFFADEEAGGNHGARYAVEHRRELFDGATEAISEVGGFSAMIGGQRTYLLQTAEKGLSWLRLVAHGRAGHGSQINTDNAITRLAGAVTRIGEYRWPIELTPTTRQFLDGVTELTGVEFDPDNPETLLKELGTVARFVGATLQNTSNPTLLSSGYKHNVIPESAEALVDCRTLPGQQELVFETIKQLAGDGVDVSYVNKDVSLEVPFAGNLVDAMIDALHSEDPGAKVLPYTLSGGTDNKSLSKIGITGYGFAPLMLPEELDFTGMFHGVDERVPAESLKFGSRVLSTLLSNY
- a CDS encoding acyl-CoA dehydrogenase family protein, giving the protein MIAEEILPDELLDRIRSRAADYDRNNSFFHEDLQELAAAGYLKVFVPEPDGGLGLGLEAAAALQRRLATAGPATALAVNMHLVWTGVAHVLAARGDHSLDFVLQEAAKGEIFAFGISEAGNDSMLFDSETTAEPRDDGAYSFTGRKIFTSMSPAWTRLGIFGKDRDAREGSGELVFGFIERDTPGHETLSDWDTVGMRASQSNTTLLHGAVVPPERIFRKLPVGPHQDPLIFAIFACFETLLAAVYTGIGERAFTLAVEAALRRTSAKYGGRSFAQDPDIRWKIADAAMAMDAIETHLSSVARDVDAQADHGAQWFPKFVGLKVRATENARTMVDLAIRVSGGSSYFRGSELERLYRDVLAGIFHPSNDESAHTTVANAWLGPLES
- a CDS encoding DUF5703 family protein, translated to MREQFLSSSEERRRDYARQYEYLVLTVSPDDSLPDARRRLVEHSEYGKWELERSILYIGGGRRFWLRRKVLNVQRTV